In Campylobacterota bacterium, the sequence CCTACGTCCGCCGTACACCAGTAGGTGTCGTTTTCTTTGACGTCGAATACCCATTCCATCGTCATCTGCGCCCACAGGATGTATCCCGCCTGGTTGTGCTGGACCCCTTTGGGTTTGCCGGTAGAACCGGACGTATAGAGGAGGAAGAGCGGATCTTCGGCATCCATGATCTCCGCAGGACATTCGGGAGCTTGGTTTTTGATCAGTTCGTTGTACGAATAATCGCGTCCCGCCACCCAGTTGATGTCTTCGTTGTTGCGCTCGATGACGAGCACTTTCTCGACCGGAGAATTCTCGGTAATCGCCTGGTCTACGACCGGCTTGAGCATGTAAGGCTTGTCTTTACGGTAGGCACCGTCAGCGGTGATAACCAGTTTCGCCTCGGCGTCTTCGATACGGTCTTTGAGCGCTTCGGCCGAGAAACCGCCGAATACGATCGAGTGGATCGCACCGATACGGGCACACGCCAGCATCGCGTAAGCCGCTTCGGGAATCATCGGCATATAGATGATGACGCGGTCACCCTTTTTGACGTGGAACTCGTTTTTGAGAAGGTTGGCAAAGCGGTTGACGTTGTAGTAAAGCTCCAGATACGTAATGATCTGTTTGTCGCCGCGGTCCCCTTCGAAGATGATCGCCGCTTTGTTTTTACGGGTCGAAAGATGGCGGTCAATACACTGGTGGGCAACGTTGAGTTTTCCACCGACAAACCATTTGTAAAACGGTGCGTTGCTCTCGTCGAGCACCTGCGTATACGGCTGGAACCAGTCGATTTTTTCGTTTGCGAAGTGTCCCCAGTACCCTTCGTAATCTTCGTTGGCCCAGTCTTGAAGTTCTTTGTACTCGCACATGTTTTTGATGCGCGCGTTTTTGGCGAACTCACGGTTGGGATGAAAAATCGGTTTTACGGTATCGCTCATAGCAATTGCTCCTTAGTTTAATTTAATGGTGTGTTGTAATTTTATGTAGACCATAGCGGTCATAATCGCATCGTTCAATGCGTTGTGTTGACCCATCTTCGGGATGTTTAAATCGCGTAAGATTGTATCAAAGCGTAAATCAATATTTCCTTGCGGAATAAGGGCAATTTTCTTGTCAAAATATAGCCCCGACACCTCGATCTGGCGGTTGGGGAGCGTTACCCCCAGCCACGGCTTGATCATACGGTTCATCATGGAGACGTCAAACTCCAGGTAATAGCCCACCAGCGGGCGGTTCCCCACAAATTCTAAAAACTTTTTCACCCCCTCTAACGGCTCGACGGCGTGTTCAAGATCACACGGCCTTATATGATGGATTTTAATGCTTTCGGCACTGATGGCGCGGGACGGTTTAAGAAACACCTCGAAACTCTGCGAGGTGAGAATTCTGTCCCCTTTGACTTTGACCGCGCCGATACTCAGAACTTCGTCTTTTTTCGGATTCAATCCGGTCGTTTCGGTATCGAAAACGACCGCTTCATCCCCTTCGTAGGGCTCGAAGAGCGACGCATACGCATCGTCTTTGAGCCCCCGGAGGTTCCATGAGCGTCTCAACGCCTCGAACATTACACTACCATCCCCAGATGGAAGTGGTAGGTCAGGAATTTTTTGAACGTGTTAACGATTTTGAATGCGTCTTTGAGCAGATCCCGGTCGGCTTTGCTGAGCAGTTTGGGATTGACGTAATTTTGTTCCTTGAGTACCTGCTTTTGAGAGAGCATCGTCCGCAGCCGGATCGAGAGCAGCGTATCGTAGGCTTCGATCAGTTCACTCGCGAACCGCTTGTCGAACAATCCGATGTTATTGAGTTCCTTGATCCGTTCGGTCGTATTGGTCGTCTCGATCTTGTGCTCAAGGGCTAGGATCCGCACACCGTGGACGATCGCGAACACCCCTCCTTTTTTGATGTCGAGTTCGCTCTCATGCGCGTCGCGTCCCAGGACGAAGCCCGAAAACAGCGACAGCGGGGTCTCGAACGCCAGCGATGCCTTCGCCAGATGGGCCAGAATATCGCTGCGACCCTCGAAACGCTCGAAGAGAAAATTTTTGCACTCGGTTAAAAGCGTCTCATCACCCGCCACACAATGGGCGTCAAGAAAAATGGAAAGCGACTGGAGCGTCTCTTCGTTGAGCGTATCGGTCCATGAGGAAATCTGTTTTTTATAGCCCGAAACACTTCGGCGCCAGTAAGGGTTGCTGACCATGATGTTGCCGGCGCATTTGGGAAACCCGAGCCGGATCAGGTACTCGTTGAGCCGCTCCATGAAAGGACGGTACGCTTCTTCGTCTTCACCGTCGGCAATGATGAGGGCATTGTCCTGATCGGTGCGCAATACCTGCTCGCCGCGCCCTTCGCTTCCCATTACGACGAGCGCGCAGCGGCGCTGCATCGTCTCGGGAAGGACCATTTCGAACACTTTGCGGTACACCTTGGCGTTGAGTTCGCTCACCAGCTTGGAGACGTAGCGGACCCGCACCCCTTTGGAAGTGAGCGACCTGACCACCTGCATAAGCGAGCGTTCGATGCTTTGCAGCTCGTCGATGGAAGTGGCGCGCTCGATGGAGGCGGCAATGAGGTGGGTATGGTTGGCAAAATGGCTCAGCAGATCGAGCTGTTCGAGAATACCGACGATTTTTCCCTCTTCGGTCACGACGAGGCGTTTAACCCCGTGCTTTGTGAACAGCAGAAGCGCGTTGAACAAAAAGTCGCTCCTCTCGATCGTAATAAGACCGTACGTTGCGATGTCGCCGATCGGATCGGAAACGCTTTTGTCGGCCAAAAGGACTTTCTCGCGCAGGTTCGTGTCGGTGACGATCCCCATTACCCCCTCATTGTCCACCAGAATCACTTTTGCGTTTGTCCCCGCCATCTCGGAGAGAGCGTTTCGGATCGAGGCCTGCGCACCGATAATGCAAGGGACATGGAGGTAGATTTCATCGACACGGGCCACCATAAACGGGGTCAGCTCGTTTTGGTGCTGACGTTCTTTAAGACGCTGATGTTTGGTGATGAAATCCTGCATGAAATAGTTTTGGAACGTTTCGGCGTCTTGGAGAAGGTTGAGGAAGGATTCTTTGGGAAGGGAGTAACAGATCAGGTCTTCGGCAACGATGAAAGTGCTTTGGGTATTGCCGTATATAAGGGAGTTCGCATCGAAGCTGTCACGTTCGCCGTAGACGTTTTGGAGTTCACCGTCGATGGTTTCATTGACGATGCCTTTGATGATAATGTAAAGCGATTCGGCCCTCACCCTCGGAGCGATCAGTACCGTCTCCCTGGGATAGTAGGCAATATCCATCTGGGTCATCAGCTTTTCGATCATTCGCTCGGTAAGCAGATCAAACGGATGGATCGACATTAAAAGTGCTTTTTGGTCAAAGAGACTCAAAACCATCTCCTGGAAAATTAATCAAACCCGCCCCCGAAAGGACGGGGAAGGCTTTAGTGCTCAACGGCACCCTCAGCACCGATACCGGTCTGGCAGCGGATGTTTTGCGCTTCGAACGCTTCGTACTCTTTTTTGGCCGTATCGCTCTTGTCGGTGATCGAGAAGAACCAGATACCGACGAACGCCGCCGTGACCGAGAACAGAGCCGGATATTTGTACGGGAAGATCGCTTCCGCGTTACCCAGTACGTCCACCCATACGGTCGGCCCGAGGATCACCAGAACCGCAGCCGTAGCCAAACCGAGCGATCCGCCGATCAGTGCACCGCGAGTGGTGAGTTTCGACCAGAACATGGAGAGGAACAGGATCGGGAAGTTCGCACTCGCCGCAATAGCGAAGGCAAGACCGACCATGAACGCGATGTTCTGGCTCTCAAACGCGATTCCCAGGAAAATCGCAACAATCCCCAACGCAACGGTAGAGATTTTAGAAACTTTCATCTCCATAAGCCCATCCGCACGTCCTGCACGCAGAACCGAAGCATAAAGGTCGTGTGAGATCGCCGAGGCACCTGCAAGCGTCAGACCCGATACGACCGCAAGGATCGTAGCGAACGCTACCGCCGAGATGAACCCGAGGAAGAAGTCTCCGCCAACCGCATGTGAAAGGTGGATCGCCGCCATGTTGTCGCCGCCGAGGATCGGAGCACCGCCGTCGATCGCCTGTTTTGCCACGTCAAGATACTGCGGGTTCTGGAAAACCATGACGATCGCACCGAAACCGATAATGAACGTCAGGATATAGAAATACCCGATGAATCCCGTCGCGTAGAACACCGATTTGCGAGCTTCTTTGGCATCGGCAACGGTGAAGAAACGCATCAGGATGTGCGGAAGACCCGCCGTACCGAACATAAGAGCGATACCCAAAGAAATGGCCGAAATCGGATCGGAAACGAGCCCGCCCGGAGCCATAATGTCTGTTGTCCCTTTCATCTCAACCGCAGTCGCGAACAGCGATTCGAAGTTGAAGTTGTAGTGGGCCATAACGGCAACCGCCATGAACGTCGCACCTGAAAGAAGGAGGAACGCTTTAATGATCTGTACCCATGTCGTCGCCAGCATACCGCCGAACGTAACGTAGAGGATCATCAGGACGCCGACGAGAATAACCGCAACTTCGTAATCCAGACCGAACAGAAGCTGGATCAGTTTACCCGCACCGACCATCTGCGCGATCAGATAAAGGATAACCGTCACGATCGAACCGAAAGCCGCCAAAGTACGAATAGGCGTCTGCTGCAGACGATACGACGCAACGTCCGCGAACGTGTACTTACCGAGGTTGCGAAGCTGCTCGGCGATCATGAACAGAATGATCGGCCACCCGACAAGGAACCCGATAGAGTAGATCAGACCGTCATACCCTTTGGCATAAACGAGTGCCGAAATCCCCAGGAACGATGCCGCCGACATATAGTCGCCCGCGATCGCCATACCGTTTTGAAATCCGGTGATCCCGCCGCCGGCGGTATAGAAATCTTTCGCCGTTTTGGTCCGTTTTGCGGCCCAATAGGTGATACCCAATGTAGCACCGACAAAGATCAAGAACATAATGATCGCCGACATGTTCAGCGCCTGTTTTTCCACTTCGCCGCCCAGAGCGTCGCCCGCAAAGGCATACCCTGCGGCAAGAAGGGTCAGTAACAACGTTTTCATCATTCTCCCTTTACTTTCGCTTTGATGCGGTTCGTCGCTTCGTCGAACTCGCCGTTGGCACGTTTGACGTAGATACCCGTCAAAATGAATGCGCTGAGGATAACCCCGATCCCGACCGGGATACCGACCGTGGTAACCGAACCTGCAGAAAGCGGAGCCCCCAAAAGTTTCGGATCAAACGCGATCACCAGGACAAACCCGAAATAGATGACGAGCATCGCGATGGTCAGTATCCAGGCAAAACGCCCCCGTTCGCTTACCAAACGGAGATAATCAGGATCATTTTTGATCTGATCTACCAGTTCTTGTTTCATAATCAACCTCCTTTAAAAGTTGTAGTTCGCGATAACGCGGTATTCGTCCCAACCCATGTTTCCGGCGGTTGTCTCTTTGTAGCCGCGCGGGAAATTGCCGCGCAGGCGCAGCTGAAGGTTTTTAACGACCTGAGGGTTGTAAATGATATCAAATCCTGCTTCGGTCGCTTTATCCGCCGATACGGCGTCCGAATACCCGTTGAGCGGATCCATGTCATATTCGACATAGAAAACGCCCGTATTAAGATTGACGCCGTAATCTTTCCAGTCGTACGACGCCGCAACTTTCCAGGCATCGGTGCCGGCCATAAACTGGTGACGCGTTACCATACCCTGGGTATACGCCGGCATTCCGCCCCACGGAGAGACCGTTCCGCCGTTGATCGCGGAAGCATCATCTTTGGTATTGTGTGAAACGGCGACCGAAACATCGCAGTTTCCGATTTTTGCTCCGACTTTCGCCGCTACGAAATCGCTTTCGATTTTGTTGAGTTCCAAAGCCGGCGATGCGTTGTTCGATCCCACATCGCGTTCGTTGATCCACTGCACCCCGACATACGGTGAAATACCGCTTGCATACGACCAGCCGTAGTTGGCTTCCGTATAAACGGCATTGAGGATGTCATGCGCATAGTAATCCCACAATTGAAGCTTGAGTCCTTTGATCCCTGTGTAAACAGCGGCCAAAACGCTCACGCCCCCGGTATTGTCGCCGATCGCATACGTACCCATGTCGACGAATTCCCCGACATAGTTTTTCGTATCGACGAGGGAATATCCCGACGTTCCGCTGAGTACTTTATCCGGTACGCCGCCTGCACCGTTGTAAGCGCGGCCGAAAGTCCCCTGTGCGAATTTTGTCACATGTGCCGCAATCAGCGTCGTGTCTTTGAGGTCCGTATTCGTCAGAACATACGCTTCAAACAGGTTGGGAAGCATCCGAGCATCGTCGCTGCCCGCAAGCGGCGTATCGAGTTTCTGGCGTCCGCCCTTAAATGTCGTATTACCGTTTTTGTATTGCAGATACGCTTCGCCCAGATAGGTCACCGAATCGTTGCTTTTACCCAGCAATGTCGGATCGACTTCAGGATTGTCGGCACCGCTGGAGGTGGTTTTGTCTTTCAAAAACAAACCGTTCGACGTATAAAACGCCGCACCCAGACTCACACCGTTCCATGCACCCGTCTCGTATTTCAGGTATCCGCCGACTGCGGTCGCATTACGGTGGACCGACGTGGCATTGCTGTATCCGTCGTAATCACGGTCGATGTAGAAAGCACGCAGCTGACCGCTTGCTTTCCCTTCTTTAAACATACCCGCCAAATCATCGGCAGCCATAGCGTTGACGACCAGCGCCGACGCCAAAAGCGACAGAGATACTGTACCTCTCATTCTCACTCCTTCTTTTTTTTCACACTGTCATTATGAAAACAAAACGTAGCACGAACGTAGCAAAACAAAAAACGGAAACATTCCGAGTGAAAAACGGGAAGAAAAACAAAGTATTTGAGTAAAAATGTAACGTTTATGAGCGGGGAATGTCGATCATGTAACCCAAAGAGCGGATATTCTGGATGAAATCCTCTTTGAGAGATTTTTTGAGACGGCTTACTTCCGCACGGATCGTAGCATTGTCGACGTACTCTTCATCCCATATATAGGCGCGAAACTGGTCGAAATCGACGATACGACCCCGATTTCTGGCCAAAAGATCGATAATCTGAAGCTGCCGTTTCGTCAACGGTTGTGTTACGTTTTCACACATTAAAGTTGACGTCGCGGCATCGTAACTGTAGCTTTTGGAGAGTTTGAGATGGCTTTGCGGAATGGCGCAGCTTTGCATCACCTTGTCGATTCGGAGCGAAAGCTCTTTGAGATGAAACGGTTTTTTCAGATAGTCGTAGCACCCCAGGTCGTAGGCGCGGCTGATCCCTTCGATATCCACCAGCGCGCTGATGTAGATCGCGGGTGTCCGTATTTTGAGGGCGTGAAGCTGTTCGAGCAGTTCCAGCCCGTTGATCCCCGGAACGTTGATGTCCAACACCAGAAGATCAAACGTTTCGCTTCTGAGCCTCTCCAGGGCATCGGTGCCGTCGTCAAACAGGCTGACTCGATGTCCCAGAGAGGCCAAATACTCGTTGATCGCTTCGCTGAGCATCGCCTCGTCTTCAAGCAGAAGTATTTTCAATCGCAGCCTCTTTGTTAAAACGGTATTCAAAACGGGTCTTATCGTCTTCGAAACCGATCCGGATTTCGACCCCGTCCTCGTCGCAGATCGATTTGACCAGGCTCAGCCCCAGACCGAACCCGTCGCTTTTTTTTCGTTCGCGATAGTATGCCTCGAAAATCTTTTGGGCGTCATGAATTTTTTGCGAACGGCTCTGTACCCAAAAACGGCACGACAAACCGTCGCACGCGATGCCCACTTCGATCGGTTCGCCGCTTTTGCTGTAGCGGATCGCGTTGGTGATGTTGTTGTCGATCACCCGCTGGAGTTTCGTCTCGTTAAAATGGATCCATGACTCGGGTTCGGGACGTCTGTAGCTAAAAGAATGATTTGAAAACTGGGCCACCTCATCGAAAAACTCAAGCCGTTTTTCGACGTATTCGCCTAACTCGATGGGTTTTTTGGGATAGTCGATCTGATCTTTTTTCACCAGGTAGCTCAGGTCGTCGTAAATGCTGAAGATGTTTTTGACCGCCGCTTCGATCTTCGCCAGGTAACGGTTCCGCCCTTCGTTCATCGAGAAGAGTTCAATGTTGGCCATGATGACCGAAAGGGGAGTATGCGTTTCGTGAACGGCGTAGCGGATAAACTGCTTGTGCGATTCGAGCAGCTCCTGCGAAAACTTCTGCTCGGCTTCGAGCGCCTCGTTTTTGAGCTGCAGCGCGGCCGTTTTCCGTTTGACCCGCTCTTCGAGATCGGCGTTGAGAGTCCGGAGCGTCTCTTTTTGTTCCTGGATGGTCGACGCCATCTCGTTGGCGTACCCCGACATCCGCTTGAATTCGCTGAAATACAGTTCATCCCCGGAAATCGGCTTTGCACCGGTATGAACCGCTTCGAAAAACTTCATAAAGCGCTCCATGTCGCGTGCGATCATCGTATTGACGATTTTGGAAATCCCGAAGATGAAACTGAACAGGATCAGCGCCAGTGTCGAGATCTCGACGATGATTTTGATCAGCCGCCCCTTGAGCGCATGGGAATCGCCCCGGATACCGAACAGCGTCGTGTCGGAAGCCAAAGCAAACTGGCGATACTCGTCATAGATGAGCAACGAAGCGAAAATAACGGTAAAAAGGAGAATGAAGACAATGGTATAGAAGTGGAGTTCACGCAGTGACAAACGGGCCAAACGACGCTGCAGCCAGGATTCCAATTATTCGTTCTCCAAATAAATTTAGGGCATTATAACCGATTCCGCTTTATTAGGTTAAGATTCTTCGACTATAATTCCAAAAAATTCTCTGAAGGATTCGGAAACAATGTTCGGACGCAAAGAACTCAAAAACTACAACGCTACTCCCGAAGAGCTCGCAAGCTACGCATGGGCCAAAATGACAACCAACAAAGGGGTTATGTGGCTCAAACTCTACAATGACGAAACCCCCAATACCGTCGCCAACTTCGCCGCACTCGTAAATGACGGGTTTTACAACGGTCTCAACTTCCACCGCGTCATCCCCGGTTTCATGGCTCAGGGCGGATGCCCCCACGGTACGGGAACGGGCGGCCCGGGATGGGCCATTCCGTGCGAAACGGCCCTTAACAAACACCGCCACGTCAAAGGTGCCCTCTCCATGGCGCACGCCGGTCCAAACACCGGCGGAAGCCAGTTTTTCATCTGCTTCGTCAACTGCCCGCATCTGGACGGCGTACACACCGTTTTCGGCGGAATCGAAGCCGACGACGCCGAATCGATGGCGGTACTGGACAGTATCCAGATGCGCGACACCATCGAATCGGTTGAAATTCTCGCCGCACGCGGCTAACCGATGCTCGTCCATATCTGCTGCAGCGTCGATTCCCACTTCTTTATCGAGAAACTGCAGCAGGAATTCCCCGACGAAAAACTCGTCGGGTTCTTCTATGACCCCAATATCCATCCCTACAGTGAATACCGCCTCCGTCTCCTCGATGTCGAGCGCAGCTGTAAAAAACTGGGCATTGAGCTGATCGAAGGACCCTACGATTTCGAGAACTGGATGGACGCCGTACGCGGCCTGGAAAACGAACCCGAGAAAGGGGCGCGATGCGAGGTATGCTTTGATAAACGGTTCGAAGTGAGCGCGCACAAAGCGCTCGAATTGGGAGAAAAGACGATGACGACCACTCTCCTCGTCAGCCCCAAAAAATCCCAGGAGCAGCTCATCCGAAGCGGTGCAGCCTTCGAAGCGTCCCACGGCGTCCGCTTCGTCGCGTTCGATTACCGCAAAAACAACGGCACCGCCGACCAGGGACGGGTCAGCCGCGAACAGCAGCTCTATCGCCAGGATTACTGCGGCTGCCTTTTCGGACTCTCCATGCAACGGGATCAGCAGCAGCGGCTCATGGACGAGATGTTCTCTCCCCTCACCCGCCAGGTTCTCCCCGCATCGATCGAAGAACGCCTTGCAATGTACGCCCGCCGGATGGAACTCGAAGCTTCCGGCATCCCCTACCGGATCGTCAAAGAGCGGTTTCTCAACTACCGTCTCCTTCGTGCATCGCTGCGGATCGGGGGAGAGGTCGTCCCCTCCCATCCCCTGTTTTATTCGACCATCAGCCGCACGACGACCGAGGGTAAAATCGACTTCGAAATGAACGGGCAGTATTTCCTCAACCGCGAAGAGGTACGCTTTATCACCCTCGACACCTTCAATGCTCTTACGTCATCCGGCTACGCAAACACGCAACGGCTTATGTTCGACGCACCGCCGGTCGAAACCGAAATTTCGCTGCGCACGCTCCTGCTCGGAAGTCCTTACGATACGTCCGCCCTGATCGTCGTCGATTCGATCCCGACCGCCAAAGTCTCCCTTTGGCTCGAAACAAAGACATATACGGACACGCGGGAAAAACTCATAATCAATAATTAACCATTTTTGCGATAAACTAGGACGATTTTTTTACCCGAGGTATTTAACAGTATGATAGATGTCGTCCAGATTCAAAAAATTTTGCCCCACCGGTTCCCCTTCCTCCTCGTCGACCGCGTCACCGACCTGACCCCCAACGAAACTCTCGTCGGCTACAAAAACGTCACCATCGGCGAACAGATTTTCGAAGGACACTTTCCGGGCCACCCGATCTATCCGGGCGTCATGATTCTCGAAGGCATGGCTCAGGCCGGCGGTATCCTCGCATTCCAGAGCATGGACATGACCGAAGAGGAAGCGGCACAGAAAGTCGTCTACTTCATGAGTATCGACGGAGCCAAATTCCGTTCCCCCGTCCGCCCGGGTGACCGTCTCGAATACCGCATGAGCGTTGTCAAGCACAAAGGTTCGATCTGGGTTCTCAAAGGAGAAGCCTACGTTGACGACACTCTCGTCTCCGAAGCCGAACTCAAAGCCATGATCGTAGACAAGTAGGCCTTATGAGTCTGATTTCTCCACACGCCATCATCGAAGAGGGAGCCCAGATCGGTCCTGACGTCGAAATCGGCGCTTTTTGCTTCATCTCGGGCAAAGCCAAAATCGGCAGAGGGACCCGCATTGCGCAGGGTGCGTGCATCTACGGCAACACCACGATCGGTGAATACAACGAAATTTTCTCCCACGCGGTTCTGGGGTCCATTCCACAGGATCTCAAATACGCGGGCGAAGAGGTCGAACTCATCATCGGCGACCGCAACAAAATCCGGGAGTTCACCCTTTTTAACCCCGGCACCGCCGGAGGGGGCGGGAAAACCGTCGTCGGGAACGACAACCTTTTCATGGGATACGTCCACTTGGGGCACGACGTCATCATCGGCAATCACTGCATCCTCGCCAACGCCGCGACGCTCGCCGGACACGTCGAAATGGGGAATTACGCCGTCATCGGTGGAATGACCCCCGTCCACCAGTTCGTCAAAATCGGCGATTATGCCATGATCGCGGGAGCCTCGGCCCTCTCGCAGGATGTCCCTCCCTATTGTCTGGCGGAAGGGAACCGCGCCGTTTTGCGCGGGTTGAATCTCAACGGCCTTCGCCGGCACATCGAGCGCGAGCACATCGACGCGCTGCGTGCGGCCTACCGCGAGCTGTTCGAATCGGGCAAACCGCTCCAGGAAGTCGCCGCGGCACTCGCCGAAAGCACCTCCAGCGAGTACGTCAAAAACATGTGCGCGTTTATCATCAACACCAAACGGGGTATCCCGTTTGAAAGGAAAGAGTCATGATCCATCGCCACTGCAGCTTCTGCGAAGCGCAAGAGAGCGACCACAACCCGCTGATCGCCGGCAACAACGTTTACATCTGCAAAAACTGCGTTTTCTCGGCTTATAAAATCATGTTCGGCGACCATGACGAGCAAAGTAGCGAAAAAGTCGAACACATCCCGACCGAACTGC encodes:
- a CDS encoding 3'-5' exonuclease codes for the protein MFEALRRSWNLRGLKDDAYASLFEPYEGDEAVVFDTETTGLNPKKDEVLSIGAVKVKGDRILTSQSFEVFLKPSRAISAESIKIHHIRPCDLEHAVEPLEGVKKFLEFVGNRPLVGYYLEFDVSMMNRMIKPWLGVTLPNRQIEVSGLYFDKKIALIPQGNIDLRFDTILRDLNIPKMGQHNALNDAIMTAMVYIKLQHTIKLN
- a CDS encoding putative nucleotidyltransferase substrate binding domain-containing protein, with the translated sequence MSLFDQKALLMSIHPFDLLTERMIEKLMTQMDIAYYPRETVLIAPRVRAESLYIIIKGIVNETIDGELQNVYGERDSFDANSLIYGNTQSTFIVAEDLICYSLPKESFLNLLQDAETFQNYFMQDFITKHQRLKERQHQNELTPFMVARVDEIYLHVPCIIGAQASIRNALSEMAGTNAKVILVDNEGVMGIVTDTNLREKVLLADKSVSDPIGDIATYGLITIERSDFLFNALLLFTKHGVKRLVVTEEGKIVGILEQLDLLSHFANHTHLIAASIERATSIDELQSIERSLMQVVRSLTSKGVRVRYVSKLVSELNAKVYRKVFEMVLPETMQRRCALVVMGSEGRGEQVLRTDQDNALIIADGEDEEAYRPFMERLNEYLIRLGFPKCAGNIMVSNPYWRRSVSGYKKQISSWTDTLNEETLQSLSIFLDAHCVAGDETLLTECKNFLFERFEGRSDILAHLAKASLAFETPLSLFSGFVLGRDAHESELDIKKGGVFAIVHGVRILALEHKIETTNTTERIKELNNIGLFDKRFASELIEAYDTLLSIRLRTMLSQKQVLKEQNYVNPKLLSKADRDLLKDAFKIVNTFKKFLTYHFHLGMVV
- a CDS encoding cation acetate symporter encodes the protein MKTLLLTLLAAGYAFAGDALGGEVEKQALNMSAIIMFLIFVGATLGITYWAAKRTKTAKDFYTAGGGITGFQNGMAIAGDYMSAASFLGISALVYAKGYDGLIYSIGFLVGWPIILFMIAEQLRNLGKYTFADVASYRLQQTPIRTLAAFGSIVTVILYLIAQMVGAGKLIQLLFGLDYEVAVILVGVLMILYVTFGGMLATTWVQIIKAFLLLSGATFMAVAVMAHYNFNFESLFATAVEMKGTTDIMAPGGLVSDPISAISLGIALMFGTAGLPHILMRFFTVADAKEARKSVFYATGFIGYFYILTFIIGFGAIVMVFQNPQYLDVAKQAIDGGAPILGGDNMAAIHLSHAVGGDFFLGFISAVAFATILAVVSGLTLAGASAISHDLYASVLRAGRADGLMEMKVSKISTVALGIVAIFLGIAFESQNIAFMVGLAFAIAASANFPILFLSMFWSKLTTRGALIGGSLGLATAAVLVILGPTVWVDVLGNAEAIFPYKYPALFSVTAAFVGIWFFSITDKSDTAKKEYEAFEAQNIRCQTGIGAEGAVEH
- a CDS encoding DUF485 domain-containing protein, whose protein sequence is MKQELVDQIKNDPDYLRLVSERGRFAWILTIAMLVIYFGFVLVIAFDPKLLGAPLSAGSVTTVGIPVGIGVILSAFILTGIYVKRANGEFDEATNRIKAKVKGE
- a CDS encoding OprD family outer membrane porin; the protein is MRGTVSLSLLASALVVNAMAADDLAGMFKEGKASGQLRAFYIDRDYDGYSNATSVHRNATAVGGYLKYETGAWNGVSLGAAFYTSNGLFLKDKTTSSGADNPEVDPTLLGKSNDSVTYLGEAYLQYKNGNTTFKGGRQKLDTPLAGSDDARMLPNLFEAYVLTNTDLKDTTLIAAHVTKFAQGTFGRAYNGAGGVPDKVLSGTSGYSLVDTKNYVGEFVDMGTYAIGDNTGGVSVLAAVYTGIKGLKLQLWDYYAHDILNAVYTEANYGWSYASGISPYVGVQWINERDVGSNNASPALELNKIESDFVAAKVGAKIGNCDVSVAVSHNTKDDASAINGGTVSPWGGMPAYTQGMVTRHQFMAGTDAWKVAASYDWKDYGVNLNTGVFYVEYDMDPLNGYSDAVSADKATEAGFDIIYNPQVVKNLQLRLRGNFPRGYKETTAGNMGWDEYRVIANYNF
- a CDS encoding response regulator transcription factor, whose protein sequence is MKILLLEDEAMLSEAINEYLASLGHRVSLFDDGTDALERLRSETFDLLVLDINVPGINGLELLEQLHALKIRTPAIYISALVDIEGISRAYDLGCYDYLKKPFHLKELSLRIDKVMQSCAIPQSHLKLSKSYSYDAATSTLMCENVTQPLTKRQLQIIDLLARNRGRIVDFDQFRAYIWDEEYVDNATIRAEVSRLKKSLKEDFIQNIRSLGYMIDIPRS
- a CDS encoding ATP-binding protein, whose product is MESWLQRRLARLSLRELHFYTIVFILLFTVIFASLLIYDEYRQFALASDTTLFGIRGDSHALKGRLIKIIVEISTLALILFSFIFGISKIVNTMIARDMERFMKFFEAVHTGAKPISGDELYFSEFKRMSGYANEMASTIQEQKETLRTLNADLEERVKRKTAALQLKNEALEAEQKFSQELLESHKQFIRYAVHETHTPLSVIMANIELFSMNEGRNRYLAKIEAAVKNIFSIYDDLSYLVKKDQIDYPKKPIELGEYVEKRLEFFDEVAQFSNHSFSYRRPEPESWIHFNETKLQRVIDNNITNAIRYSKSGEPIEVGIACDGLSCRFWVQSRSQKIHDAQKIFEAYYRERKKSDGFGLGLSLVKSICDEDGVEIRIGFEDDKTRFEYRFNKEAAIENTSA
- a CDS encoding peptidylprolyl isomerase codes for the protein MFGRKELKNYNATPEELASYAWAKMTTNKGVMWLKLYNDETPNTVANFAALVNDGFYNGLNFHRVIPGFMAQGGCPHGTGTGGPGWAIPCETALNKHRHVKGALSMAHAGPNTGGSQFFICFVNCPHLDGVHTVFGGIEADDAESMAVLDSIQMRDTIESVEILAARG
- a CDS encoding epoxyqueuosine reductase QueH; this encodes MLVHICCSVDSHFFIEKLQQEFPDEKLVGFFYDPNIHPYSEYRLRLLDVERSCKKLGIELIEGPYDFENWMDAVRGLENEPEKGARCEVCFDKRFEVSAHKALELGEKTMTTTLLVSPKKSQEQLIRSGAAFEASHGVRFVAFDYRKNNGTADQGRVSREQQLYRQDYCGCLFGLSMQRDQQQRLMDEMFSPLTRQVLPASIEERLAMYARRMELEASGIPYRIVKERFLNYRLLRASLRIGGEVVPSHPLFYSTISRTTTEGKIDFEMNGQYFLNREEVRFITLDTFNALTSSGYANTQRLMFDAPPVETEISLRTLLLGSPYDTSALIVVDSIPTAKVSLWLETKTYTDTREKLIINN
- the fabZ gene encoding 3-hydroxyacyl-ACP dehydratase FabZ is translated as MIDVVQIQKILPHRFPFLLVDRVTDLTPNETLVGYKNVTIGEQIFEGHFPGHPIYPGVMILEGMAQAGGILAFQSMDMTEEEAAQKVVYFMSIDGAKFRSPVRPGDRLEYRMSVVKHKGSIWVLKGEAYVDDTLVSEAELKAMIVDK